Proteins encoded in a region of the Zea mays cultivar B73 chromosome 4, Zm-B73-REFERENCE-NAM-5.0, whole genome shotgun sequence genome:
- the LOC100273591 gene encoding putative D-mannose binding lectin receptor-like protein kinase family protein, with translation MQEEEEAEFGRLPGMPRRFTFEQLQEATDQFREKLGEGGFGSVFKGRFGEQAIAVKRLDRAGQGKREFLAEVQTIGSIHHINLVRVIGFCAEKTHRLLVYEYMPNGSLDQWIFCRQGQGDDDAPRLHWQTRHKIIAHVAKGLAYLHEECMKRVAHLDVKPQNILLDDNFDAKLSDFGLCKLIDRDKSQVVTRMRGTPGYLAPEWLTSHITEKADVYSFGVVVMEIISGRKNLDTSRSEKSFHLITLLEEKLRSDRLVDLIDMCITSDSQAQEQEAIQMMKLAMWCLQIDCKRRPKMSEVVKVLEGSISVETDIDHNFVVTNPPSFSAPRIVVMSAPPLASEVSGPR, from the coding sequence ATGCAGGAAGAGGAGGAAGCAGAGTTTGGGAGGCTACCAGGGATGCCCAGACGGTTCACATTTGAGCAGCTACAGGAAGCAACTGATCAGTTCAGAGAGAAGCTGGGGGAAGGAGGATTCGGCTCCGTTTTCAAAGGACGTTTTGGTGAGCAAGCAATTGCGGTGAAACGCTTGGATAGAGCTGGTCAGGGAAAGAGGGAATTTCTGGCGGAGGTCCAGACCATCGGTAGCATTCACCATATCAATCTGGTGAGGGTAATCGGTTTCTGCGCAGAGAAAACTCACAGGCTCTTGGTTTATGAGTACATGCCCAATGGATCCCTGGACCAGTGGATCTTTTGCCGGCAGGGGCAGGGCGATGACGACGCTCCTCGCCTGCATTGGCAAACGCGACACAAGATTATTGCTCATGTAGCAAAGGGCCTCGCCTATCTTCACGAGGAGTGCATGAAGAGAGTTGCTCACTTGGACGTGAAACCACAGAACATCCTCTTAGATGACAACTTCGACGCTAAGCTCTCTGATTTTGGACTCTGCAAGCTCATCGACCGGGATAAGAGCCAAGTGGTTACTAGAATGAGAGGCACGCCTGGATATCTAGCTCCAGAATGGTTGACGTCGCACATCACTGAAAAGGCTGATGTATATAGCTTTGGCGTGGTTGTGATGGAGATCATCAGTGGAAGGAAGAACCTGGACACTTCTCGGTCTGAAAAGAGCTTTCACCTTATTACCTTGCTAGAGGAGAAGTTGAGGAGTGATCGCTTGGTAGATTTGATTGATATGTGCATTACTAGTGACAGTCAGGCACAGGAGCAAGAAGCAATTCAGATGATGAAGCTCGCAATGTGGTGTTTGCAGATTGATTGCAAACGAAGGCCCAAAATGTCCGAGGTCGTAAAAGTCTTGGAAGGCTCTATCAGTGTCGAAACTGACATAGATCATAACTTTGTCGTGACAAATCCACCAAGCTTTAGCGCTCCTAGAATTGTGGTCATGTCAGCTCCACCTCTAGCTTCAGAAGTGTCAGGCCCAAGGTGA